One Syntrophobacterales bacterium genomic region harbors:
- a CDS encoding UvrD-helicase domain-containing protein — protein sequence MKSRLLRFLFTHTSFENGYLHLAASGEVWFRTPFLELEVFLSRQIFGLDIVHLKASGKQAVYFLGPTSHLQADLRAYSANVVKQTKLSVLSLIPDAYPTHAVLDGAWNKCNEQLEKEIKICRSRPLKDFIGADPEFIALRDLLDALEIRGHSRTRYVDAFVEKELTEYSSFFDRIEKTPLTLEQRLACVICDDRQLLVAAAGSGKSSVIVAKVGYLLAKGWVRPEQVLMLAFNKKAKEELYERCQQRFGEFEGHDRIRSQTFHGFGLDLIGKLRGRKPRISDVATDDVLRRRLIHSFLMNAVSAETRHWLAWRLLQILQQGIVETLTQAMEEEKREPLRTLKGDLVKSREELRIANFLFATGIPYEYERSYEYDVADSDHGQYKCDFYYPTIGVYHEHFALDSRGAAPKDFPEYLEKTEWRRGIHRKKKTKFFETRSADFQDHTIYDKILYWLKENGFKFEKNSREVALGDIRNDDPVVILLDGYIRNRKMSQLSDEEIHQRASIGSSWLLDVLPLSEELYRRYEEYLGAREEVDFEDMVIDAGNMIEQQKYDTGYRFLLVDEFQDMSSSRVALLQSVLKHSPASKLFGVGDDWQSINGFAGSDVRIMSIFHDVFGEGTTQFLTQTFRSNQGIANIASRFVMKNPEQLRKTVSAQDVRVEKVLEIHYLDHERDFAFVLRHLKATTATTENIYVLARYHSYLGEKNSSEHENAFSSLVQSFIGERDNHHNVAKLTIHGSKGLEADTVILLGLVSEEVNRRCFPSRMTEDELIQLPLPQREDFPDAEERRLLYVALTRARNHVVIPIPMKGYSPFVSELFECREEVQAYHQGKPMESCNVCTKGFLMQTSGIVKCTNEECAVNTISKGVKCPDCGEGQLVPKSGRYGLFVSCNRYPACSYIDKMRSQKLKNLQ from the coding sequence ATGAAGTCAAGATTACTCCGGTTCCTGTTCACTCATACATCTTTTGAAAATGGATATCTCCATCTGGCTGCATCTGGCGAAGTATGGTTCAGAACACCTTTTCTTGAACTGGAGGTTTTTCTTTCCCGCCAAATTTTCGGACTTGATATCGTTCATCTGAAGGCGTCCGGGAAGCAAGCTGTTTACTTTCTGGGACCGACTTCACATCTGCAAGCGGATTTGCGTGCATATTCGGCAAATGTGGTTAAGCAGACAAAATTATCTGTGCTTTCGCTGATTCCCGATGCGTATCCGACTCATGCGGTCTTGGATGGGGCTTGGAACAAATGCAATGAACAGTTGGAAAAGGAAATCAAGATATGTCGTTCTCGGCCACTGAAAGATTTTATTGGTGCCGACCCGGAGTTTATTGCCTTGCGTGATCTTTTGGATGCCCTGGAGATACGAGGACATAGTCGCACCAGGTATGTGGACGCCTTCGTGGAGAAGGAACTAACGGAGTACTCCAGTTTCTTCGATCGGATTGAAAAAACTCCGCTCACTTTGGAACAGCGTCTTGCGTGCGTGATATGTGATGATCGACAGCTTCTTGTAGCGGCAGCGGGCAGCGGTAAAAGCTCGGTGATTGTGGCCAAGGTTGGCTATCTTCTCGCGAAAGGATGGGTACGGCCTGAACAGGTTCTAATGCTGGCTTTCAATAAGAAAGCCAAAGAGGAACTTTACGAGCGTTGTCAACAGCGTTTTGGCGAATTTGAAGGACATGACCGGATTCGGTCACAGACCTTCCACGGATTCGGACTGGATTTGATCGGAAAATTACGTGGGCGTAAACCACGTATTTCGGATGTTGCCACAGATGATGTCCTGCGCAGACGACTAATTCATTCGTTTCTCATGAATGCCGTTTCAGCAGAGACACGGCACTGGTTGGCCTGGCGCCTCCTTCAGATATTGCAGCAAGGGATCGTGGAAACCTTAACCCAAGCGATGGAGGAAGAAAAGCGCGAACCGTTGCGGACTTTAAAGGGAGACTTGGTCAAGTCCCGGGAAGAGTTAAGAATCGCCAATTTTCTCTTTGCCACGGGAATTCCTTATGAGTACGAACGCTCCTATGAATATGATGTGGCAGACTCCGATCACGGCCAGTACAAATGCGATTTCTACTATCCAACCATAGGCGTCTATCACGAGCATTTTGCCTTGGATTCCCGCGGTGCTGCGCCAAAAGATTTTCCTGAATATCTGGAGAAAACTGAATGGAGACGGGGCATTCATCGTAAAAAGAAAACGAAGTTTTTCGAAACCCGGAGCGCGGATTTCCAGGATCACACCATTTATGACAAGATTCTGTACTGGCTGAAGGAGAACGGCTTTAAATTCGAAAAGAATTCCCGAGAAGTTGCTTTGGGTGATATCCGGAACGATGATCCGGTGGTGATCCTGCTCGATGGATACATCAGGAACCGCAAGATGAGTCAGCTTTCTGACGAGGAGATTCACCAACGCGCCAGCATAGGAAGTTCGTGGCTTCTGGATGTGCTTCCCTTGTCCGAGGAACTGTACCGCAGATACGAGGAGTATCTTGGCGCCAGGGAAGAGGTGGATTTCGAGGATATGGTGATAGATGCTGGAAATATGATTGAACAGCAGAAATATGACACGGGATACCGCTTCCTGCTGGTTGACGAATTTCAGGACATGTCATCTTCGCGAGTGGCTCTTTTGCAGTCAGTTTTGAAGCATAGTCCTGCTTCCAAGCTCTTCGGGGTCGGAGACGACTGGCAGTCCATCAATGGTTTTGCCGGTTCCGATGTTCGTATAATGTCTATCTTTCATGATGTTTTTGGTGAAGGAACTACCCAGTTTCTCACCCAGACGTTTCGGTCAAACCAGGGGATTGCCAACATTGCGTCACGGTTTGTGATGAAAAACCCCGAGCAGCTAAGAAAAACGGTTAGCGCACAGGATGTACGAGTGGAAAAAGTGTTAGAAATCCACTACCTCGATCATGAACGCGACTTCGCTTTCGTATTGAGACACTTAAAGGCGACTACTGCAACTACTGAGAATATCTACGTTCTCGCAAGATACCATTCCTATCTTGGTGAAAAAAACAGCTCTGAGCACGAAAATGCCTTCTCCAGCCTCGTGCAGTCATTTATTGGAGAGCGGGATAATCATCACAATGTGGCAAAGCTAACCATTCACGGGTCGAAGGGCTTGGAAGCCGACACGGTCATTCTGCTGGGACTGGTTTCCGAGGAAGTAAATCGGCGCTGTTTTCCCAGCCGCATGACCGAAGATGAGCTTATACAGTTACCGCTGCCACAGAGGGAAGACTTTCCCGACGCCGAAGAGAGGCGTCTGCTGTACGTTGCTCTGACCCGTGCCCGGAACCATGTTGTAATTCCTATCCCTATGAAGGGTTATTCGCCGTTTGTCAGTGAATTGTTCGAGTGCCGGGAAGAAGTTCAGGCATACCACCAAGGGAAACCAATGGAATCCTGCAATGTATGCACAAAGGGTTTCCTCATGCAGACGTCCGGCATTGTCAAATGTACAAATGAGGAGTGTGCCGTAAATACGATTTCCAAAGGAGTCAAGTGCCCAGACTGCGGAGAGGGTCAACTTGTTCCCAAATCAGGACGATACGGGCTATTTGTTTCTTGCAACAGATACCCGGCATGCTCCTACATCGACAAAATGCGCAGTCAGAAATTGAAGAATCTACAATAA
- a CDS encoding DUF4234 domain-containing protein — protein sequence MSQENEQISSNFQPVSHLVILSLVTFGFYNIYWFYRTWESIKSYTNADFRPGWRTFGLFIPFYNLFRIDGMFRHDIELLRTTVDGAKLIKKPFLYGLSFVLFTGFLKLPAPFELLYFLSVWPLAGAQSHLNSYWEKGQSELPKRTKLYWGEIALIIIGGGFFLMALIGSFIPE from the coding sequence ATGAGCCAAGAAAATGAACAAATATCATCAAATTTTCAACCTGTAAGTCATCTTGTTATTTTGTCACTCGTTACATTCGGATTCTATAATATTTATTGGTTTTACAGAACATGGGAAAGTATAAAAAGTTATACGAATGCAGATTTCCGTCCGGGCTGGCGTACTTTTGGTTTATTCATCCCATTCTATAATTTATTTAGAATCGATGGAATGTTCAGGCATGATATAGAATTGCTACGGACAACGGTGGATGGTGCAAAGCTTATAAAAAAACCTTTTCTCTATGGTTTATCGTTCGTTTTATTTACGGGTTTTTTAAAATTACCCGCCCCATTTGAGCTTCTATATTTTCTTTCTGTATGGCCGTTGGCGGGTGCTCAAAGCCATTTAAATTCTTATTGGGAAAAAGGTCAGTCTGAACTTCCGAAAAGAACGAAATTATACTGGGGTGAAATTGCTTTGATAATAATAGGCGGGGGTTTCTTCCTTATGGCGCTAATTGGTTCCTTCATCCCGGAATGA